From Rhododendron vialii isolate Sample 1 chromosome 10a, ASM3025357v1, the proteins below share one genomic window:
- the LOC131303377 gene encoding uncharacterized protein LOC131303377, with translation MYIQLRHLSKMLTGYERLRQKKMDQNLVQLKAAGIKNVPKLLLGFNQSANGKVNDKKEVDIGRAVEGDEDFVLFHGEERLSSNSDNDDPSRSKTNEVNGTGPRKKKACSSAQPLRKSKRTQEQGGSTQGAT, from the exons ATGTATATCCAGCTGAGGCACTTGTCCAAAATGTTGACAGGCTATGAAAGGTTAAGGCAgaaaaaaatggaccaaaactTAGTACAATTGAAGGCTGCTGGAATCAAGAATGTGCCAAAGTTATTGTTGGGCTTCAATCAAAGTGCCAACGGTAAAGTTAATGATAAGAAAGAAGTTGACATTGGACGTGCAGTTGAGGGTGATGAAGACTTTGTACTATTTCATGGTGAAGAAAGGCTGAGTTCTAATAGTGACAATGATGATCCTTCGAGGTCTAAAACAAATGAG GTGAATGGTACAggtccaagaaagaagaaggcttGTTCTAGTGCACAACCTCTGAGAAAATCtaaaagaactcaagaacagGGTGGCAGCACCCAGGGAGCAACCTAA